The region CAGCTCCCAGACCGGCTTGCCGAAGTAGAGCTCGGAGGCGGCGGCCACGCCCCGCGCGCCGTAGCCCAGGTAGACGCGGTTGAGATACATCTCCAGGATCTGGCGGCGCGAGTACCAGCGCGCCAGCTGCAGCGCCAGCACCAGCTCGCGCAGCTTGCGGGCCAGGGTCCGCCGGGGCGTCAGGTAGAGGTTCTTGGCCAGCTGCTGGGTGATGGTGCTGCCGCCCTCCACCACCCGCCCCGCGCGAAGGTCGGTCCAGGCGGCGCGCAGCAGGCCCACCGGGTCGACGCCGAACTCGTGCCAGAAGCGGCTGTCCTCGGTGTCCACCACCGCCTCCACCAGCGCGCGGGGGATGCGGGCATACGAGACATAGGCCGGCGCCCAGGGGGGCGAGGGCATGGCCCGGCCGCGCGCGTCGAAGAGGAGCGGCGCCCGCAGGATCGGGGGTGGCGGCGGGGGGACGAGCGCCACGTAGGCGGCCAGCGCCGCCGCCCCCAGCAGGACGGCGAGGACGAGGGCACCCAGGATCCGCCGCAGAGGCCTCCCCCCTCCCCCGGGCGAGTTTCCCCGCGGAGGCAGGGAGGGATGCGCCTTTCCATACCGAATGCACCAACGATTGGAAAGTTGGGGGTGCCCGCGCGTGCCGTTCTTCCGACGCCTCCGTCGCGCCGAGCCGCAGCCGGCGCCGCCCGCCGAGCCGGAGCGGCCGCCCGAACCGGTGGCGCCGCCCCTGGCGCTGAAGCTCTGGGCGACCATCATCGCCGGGCTGGACCGGGGCGACCAGTCGGTCATCCTCCTGCCCGGCGGGCGGGCGGAGGCGCCCGAGCGCGTGGAGGCCGACCGCTTCTACCTTTACCCGCTCTTCGAGGAGCAGCGCCACGAGCTGCTGCTGCCGGAGTTCCGGGAGCTCCTGGTGGAGCAGGCCCCGCTGGAGGACGCCGGGGCGGGGCGGGTCTCCATGCGCCACTGGGTGCGGGTGAGCGACGTGCGGCGGATCGAGAAGGAGGCCGCGCTGGAGGCGCTGGCGCCCTTCCTGGTGGTCGATCCGCTGCGCTACCCGCGCGAGGCGCTGGGCTGGCAGCCGGGCGAGACGCTCTGGGTGCTGGTGGTGCGCGTCTTCCGCATGCGTCAACCGAGGAGCGTACCCTGGCGGGAGGCGTATGCCGCGCCGGGCCGCTGGGTGACGCTGGACGCGGAGGACGCCCGCGAGCTGCCGCCCGAGCCGCCGGCGGGCTTCGAGATCTGCATCTCGGACACCGCCTTCTCCCACGACCGGGGCGAGATCCTGAAGGCGCTGGCGCCCTTCGCCTGAGGGCGGGACCGGGGCCGGGACCGGCGGGAGAAGAGGCCCGGGGAGGGGGAGTACGCTCCCTCCGGGCGCGGCGTTATAATGGCGCGGACCCGGACAGGACCCGCTCTTGCCCGCTCTTTTTCTTTATCAGGCCGCGCAAGCGCCGGGGCGTTCACCGGGTCACTCTCCCGCATCGGGGGTCGATCGCTTGCTGCCCACGCCCAAGCGGGTCAAGCTGACCGCCGGCGCCGCCGAGGGTGACCATCCCCTCACCGCCTTCGACAAGGCGCTGCTCCAGGCGGGCATCGGCAACCTCAACCTGATCAAAGTCTCCAGCATCCTTCCTCCGCAGTGCGTCTACGAGGAAGACTTCCCCGTCCCGCCGGGCTCGCTGACGCCCACCGCCTACGGGCAGCTCACCTGCAGCGAGCCGGGGCGCGAGATCTCGGCGGCCATCGGGCTGGGCTTCTCGCGCGACGACTACGGCGTGATCATGGAATTCTCCGGCTACTGCGGTGAGGAGGAGGCGCGCCGGCGCGTGGAGGCCATGGTCCGCGAGGCCTTCGAGGTGCGCGGCAAGGAGCTGGCGGACATTCGCGTGGTGGCCGTCTCGCACCGCGTGCAGAAGACCGCCGCCGTGGTGGCGGCGGCCGTGCTCTGGTACTGAACCTTCGACTCGGAAGGCGCACGACCCGGGGCTCGGGCTGAGCCTGGGGCTCCGGCCGGGGCCGGGAGCGCTTTCGGCGCACGGCCCCGGCTGGTCTTCTTGGCCGCTGCCCGGCCCCGCCTGCCGTCTCTCTCCTTCCCGTCGGGGACCGGAGATTGCCCGCCAAACGCAGAAAAGGTTCCGCTGGGGATGAACAACACCTACGTCATGGCGGTGCGCCAGGAAGACGCCCAGAAGTACGGCCTCAAAGTTCTTCACCCGGCCCGACGGCTACCCGGGGCTGCAGAGCGTCTACGGCCTGCACTTCAATCAGGTGGTCGCCATGGACACCGGGACCCGCTGACGGCGCTGGTGGACGACAAGCACCTCTACCCGCCCTACTACGGCGCCTATGTGGTGCGCATGAGCAACCTCAAGGCGCACCCCGAGGTGGAGAAGGTGCTGGACGAGCTGGCCGGCCGCATCACCGACGCCAAGATGCAGCAGATGAACGATCTCGTGGACGAGAAGGGCGAGTCGGTCTCCAAGGTGGCGCATGACTTCCTGGTGCGCGAGGGGCTGATCACCGGATAGGGCGCGTGGCCCGACCTTCTCGCGGGAGGCGCCCGCCCGC is a window of Bacillota bacterium DNA encoding:
- a CDS encoding DUF1802 family protein — protein: MPFFRRLRRAEPQPAPPAEPERPPEPVAPPLALKLWATIIAGLDRGDQSVILLPGGRAEAPERVEADRFYLYPLFEEQRHELLLPEFRELLVEQAPLEDAGAGRVSMRHWVRVSDVRRIEKEAALEALAPFLVVDPLRYPREALGWQPGETLWVLVVRVFRMRQPRSVPWREAYAAPGRWVTLDAEDARELPPEPPAGFEICISDTAFSHDRGEILKALAPFA
- a CDS encoding arginine decarboxylase, pyruvoyl-dependent; this encodes MLPTPKRVKLTAGAAEGDHPLTAFDKALLQAGIGNLNLIKVSSILPPQCVYEEDFPVPPGSLTPTAYGQLTCSEPGREISAAIGLGFSRDDYGVIMEFSGYCGEEEARRRVEAMVREAFEVRGKELADIRVVAVSHRVQKTAAVVAAAVLWY